The following is a genomic window from Flavobacteriales bacterium.
AAGGCGGTGGAGGACGGCACACTGGCGCAGAACGCCGTGCTGCAGGAGGCCTTCCGCGCCGCGCTGCGGCCCGGGGCCCGGCTGCACTTCATCGGGCTGCTCAGCAAGGGCGGGGTGCACAGCCACCAGGACCACTTGCGCGCGCTCTGCCACGCGGCGGTGCAGGCCGGCGTGCCCGAGGTGTTCGTGCACGCCTTCACCGACGGGCGCGATGCGGACCCGAAGAGCGGCCTGGGCTACCTGCGCGACTTCCTGGCCGGCGTGCAGGGCCTGCCGGTGCACATCGCCTCGGTGGTGGGCCGCTACTACGCCATGGACCGCGACAAGCGCTGGGAACGTGTGAAGCGCGCCTACGACCTGCTGGTGCGCGGCGAGGGCGCGGTGGTGACCGAAGCCGCCGAAGCCTATGCGCGCAGCTACGCCGAAGGCATCACCGACGAGTTCATCGCGCCGCATGCGGTCGCGGGTCCCGACGGGAAACCGCTCGCCACCATCCGCCCCGGCGACGTGGTGATCTGCTTCAACTTCCGCACCGACCGCTGCCGCGAGATCACGCAGGCCCTCACCCAGCAGGCCTTCCCCGAGCAGGGCATGTCGCCGCTGGCCCTGCACTACGTCACGCTCACCGAGTACGACCCCACCTACCGCGACGTGCACGTGGTGCTGGGCAAGGACGAACTGCCCATGACGCTGGGCGAGGCCGTGAGCGCGGCAGGGCTGCGGCAGCTGCGCGCGGCGGAAACGGAGAAGTACCCGCACGTCACCTTCTTCTTCAGCGGAGGACGCGAAGCGCCCTATCCCGGTGAGGAGCGCATCCTGGTGGCCAGCCCCAAGGTGGCCACCTACGACCTGCAGCCCGAGATGAGCGCGCCGGAGCTGGCCGAACGCGTAGCGCAAGCGCTCACGCCCGATGGTCCGGACCTGGTGATCCTCAACTTCGCCAACCCCGACATGGTGGGCCACACGGGCGTGTTCAGCGCGGTGGTGAAGGCGGTGGAGACCACCGACAGCTGCCTGGGCCGCGTGGTGGACGCCGGCCGCGCCGCGGGCTACGGCTTCGTCATCATCGCCGACCACGGCAACGCGGACAAGGCGCTCAACGCCGATGGATCGCCCAACACGGCGCACAGCACCAACCCCGTTCCGGTGGTGGTGGTGGACGACCGGCGCTGGACCGTGCGCGACGGCATCCTGGCCGATGTGGCGCCCACGCTCCTGCAGCTCATGGGCGTGGCCCGGCCGCCGCAGATGACCGGCCGCTCGCTGGTGGAGGCCGGGTGAGGGCCCGCGTTCAGTGCTTGATGAAGCGTGCGGAGCCCCGGCGGCCGTGCTGGTCCTCCACCCGCACCAGGTAACAGCCCGCCGGCCACGCGGCCACCTCCAGCGTCACCGCGCTCCCGGCCCTTGGCGCTTGGCGATGCACCACTTGCCCAAGCGCATCCTGCACCTCTACCGTATAGAGGTTCCCTCCTGTTGACGAGGCCACTTGCACGCGTTCCGCCGCCGGGTTCGGGTGCACCGAGACCCGTACCGGCGAACCGGCTTCCGGAAGACCCGTGCTCACCTGCACGCAGGTGTCCGGCTCCACCGTGTCCAGGTCCAGGTAACCGATGAACTCGTAGGGCAGCTGCGGGTTCTGCGGGGGCAGGATCAGGTACAGGTCGTCCTGGAAGAAGGCCATGTCCCCATGGTCCGAGTACATGTGGCCCCCCAAGGCGCACAGCTGCTGCCCATCATACCGCAGCACCCCGTACAAGGTGGTGTCCCCCACGAAGTGGTACACCCCGCTGATGTACAGCGCGCCCCCGTGCACCTGGATGTCCGATACGCTGCCCTCGAAGTCCACCTGCGGGAAGAACGGATGCCACGCCGTGCCATCCCACACCTGCACGTGATCGCTGTACACATCGGGGTCCGTCCCGTTCAGGAAGAAGCCGCCCGCGTACAGGGAGTCCCCGTAGCCGCAGAGGGTGGACACGAAGTTGCCGCCCACGCCACCGGCCAGGCCCTCCCACTGGTCCACCCCGTCGAAGGACACGATCTTGCGGCTGCCCAGCACCTGGAACACCCCGCCGAAGTAGATGCGGTCCTTCCACAGGGCGGCACCGTACACCGAGGCCGGCAGCGTCCAGGGCGCGTTCGGCAGGGGGCGCAGCGAATCCATGCGCCACTCCCGCACCCCGGGCATGTACTGCCCGTTCACCGTGCTGGCCGTCCCACCCACGAACAGCCGGTCGTTCACCGGCAGGATCGAGAGCGGGCCGTCCACCTCGCCCATGCCGTGCCACTGCCCATTGGCCAGGTATACACCATCGCCCCAGGCCTCCACCCATTGATAGCCCCCGCAATAGGGGCCCAAAAAAAGCGTGTCGTGGAACCAGGCCATCGTGGGTACAGGGCATCCGGTCGACTCCAACGGCAATCCATCACCTCCGCCAAGTCCGGCGATGGACCAGTCTGCGCCATCCCAAGTGGCCAGACCCCGCGCCGGCAAACTGTCTTGACCACAATAGCGGAACGAACCGGCCACGACCAAATCAGTAGAATCGGTTGTCAGTGTAAAGGAACGCGCGAACCAGTTCAAACCTCCATCCAAGGTTATCCACTGCCCTTTACATGGCAAACACAAGAGCAACGACACAAGGCCGACCGCTCGCGGCTTGTTCATTGCTTTACGAATCGAGCCAGCGTAACGCGACCGTTCTTGTCCGCTGCGCGCACCACGTACACACCGGTGGAGAGCCGGGAGACATCGAGCTGGGCACTTCCGTGGGTGCGTGTGGCCTCGGTCCAGCACCGCCTTCCGCCCACATCGAACACCTCAACAGACTCCAGGTCCATGCCACTGGAGAGCCGGATGGTCATGGTCGTCGTGGCCGGGTTCGGCACGATGAGCAAGGGGTTCGAAGAGGACGCGAGAGCTCCATCCGCCACACCCACGGTAAGGTCGTACCGGACCTGCGCCAGGAAACCATCCCGGGTCGAGCCGCTCAGGTCCGGAACGTCATTGAGGTAAGGAGTGTGACCAGCGATCGTCGGCTCGTACAGTGGAAAAACACCAGAGGTGTTGCCGGTCGCACCGGCCACATACACACGGCCATCGAATGCGTCCACGTCGCCCACGATGTCCAGCCCGAAGCCACCGAAATAGCTTGCATGGTACACAGACCCATCCGCATCGAACTGGATCAGGTAGGTGTCGGGGTTGCCATTGACGCCCGGGGTTCCGTCCGCATGCAGGCCTTGAAAGTACCCTCCGCCATCGTTGGCTTGCACAAGCAAATTCTGTAGTCCATTGTGTGTGTTCGTGTTCATGTACACCATCGGACCAAGCGTACTCCAGGTGATGGCCGAGTTCATCCACAAATGACCGGATCCGCCATCCCAATGACTGCCACCGATGTACGAGGACCAAAGCAGATCCGTACCCGGGCTGAATTTGGCCACAAAGCCATCGACATTGTTCCCATAGTTCGGCTGGAAGAACGCAGGAAAACCTGGATCGCATTTCGGGAACCAATTCTCATTGTTCCATGTGCACGGTTGGGAATTGTACGTATGGCTTTCCGTGTATCCTGTCACATAGATGTTCCCCGCGTCATCCACCACCACATCCGTCACCTGGTCGCTGAACTGCCCACCAAAAAATGTGGACCAGAACAAACTCCGATCGGACAGGTCAAAGCCCATGATGAAGCCATCGTTGTACGGACCCTGGTTCTGTCCCGCACCGTTCAATCGATCTTGGAACCAGCCTCCCGCATCGCAGAGCTGAAAATGCGTATTACCACCCTCGCAGTTATTCACAAGTGGGTCGGGATCAAAAGGAGATTGGGTCTCCCCCACCACATAAAGCCGGTTGTTCAATGGATCCACCTCACAACCCCAGACCCACTCATCGCCGGGCCCACCGATGGCGGTACACCACACAAGGTCGGCCTGCGCGCTGAACATGGCAACGAGGCCCGTGTGGTACATCGGTCCATTTTCAGGTCCGCCCCAGAAGAAGAACGCAGGACCACCAATGGTGCCTTCGTAATCAATGCCTTGATAGGAATGTCCAACCACATACGCGTTCCCATTGGAATCAAAGTCCACGTCATTGAGCCATGCTGGCATTCCATTGGAGAACTTGGTCGCATACTCCACAGAACCCGTTGATGCTTCTAGATATGAGACGAAGGCCATCCCCGTACTCTGATAACAGTTGGGATTGGCTTGTAGCGGAACGTTCGGGAAGGAAGAAGGCAAAAGTCCGGCACCAACGAGAGCAATTCTATTGTTGACTTCATCCCAAGAGACTCCCGTCGCACGATCATCCGTCGTACCTCCGATGTAAGTCATCCACGTCCCGGCGACCTCGACCTCATAGTACTGATTGAACCGGCCGACTACTGCATCGTAATCTCCGGCTGGGGTTTGAAAGACACCGTTGCCAACAGGCAGACCGGAAGTTGACTTTGAATACCCGCAGAAATAGAGGTTCCCGCTATCATCATGGTCCAAGCCTGTCACGGCATCATCATGGCTTCCGGACAAAAAGGTACCCCATTCAGGCAGGGCGCCTGGAGTTCCTCCTCCCCCACCGGCCAGGGGATTGAACGGCGTGATCACGAAGATCAGCGGAAGCTGCGCGTTGTACGCCCCGACGGTCACAGAGACCTGCGTGGAGCCTTCGACATGGGCATACTCCGGGATCCACGACACCACGCTCGGCGCCCCTCCGATCATCTGATAAGCCACCGCCTGGTTCAACTTCAGATACCGTTGTCCGAAGTGGATGCGCAGGAACCCATCCACATCCACGTCCAAACTATCCTGACCCTCGAACATCAAGAGGATATCCTGCGGATCACCCCCGGGTTTCACCACGAAGAGGAATTTGGGCCCCCAGCGGTTGCTCAGGATATGGTAGTCGATCTTCTTCCAGACCTCTTCATACACCACGCGCTTGCCTCCTCCCACGCCCGTGATCCCCGTCGGAGTGAACTCCTCGTAGAAATTGTAGTGGCCCGTGATCGTGTCCAACACCACCGGAAGTGGATCGCCCACCTCTTCACCGATGCACGTCATGTCCACACGAACGATCGTATCGAGCCCGACGCCTGATGTATCGGCATAGCGCATGGTCCATACGGTCCGGCTTCCGCGCTGCGCATAGAGCGTTGGATTCGTGCCTACGCTATGGAAGACCGTCTCGTCGCTGAAGTCACCGTTCAGATCATGGACCTGTCCGTTATTCCGCAAGTAGGTCCATTTGGCCGCATAGGATTCTCCGAACAGTTCCTCTGGAACATAGACCTGCGCTTGGCCGAACGTGGTCACCAAGGACACGATGTACGCCAACCACTGCTTCATCGCGTTAATGTTTAGGGATGATCCAATAACGAAGTAAAGTCGATCCGACCGGATTTCAAAGCATGCGAACCTGGTATGTACCGAAGGCGCTGCCCCCCCAGCACCAACCACGTTCCGGTAGTGGTGGTGGACGACCGGCGCTGGACCGTGCGCGACGGCATCCTGGCCGATGTGGCGCCCACGCTCCTGCAGCTCATGGGCGTGGCGCAGCCGCCGCAGATGACCGGCCGCTCGCTGGTGGAGGCGGTCTAGTTGTTCAGGATGGTGAGGTGCCCGGTGAAGGGGCCTTCGCCACCTTCCACCACCACTTCGTAGAAATAGGTGCCATCGGGCACGTTGCGCCCATCCCAGGTGTTGCGGTAGTTGTTGGCCTCGAAGACCACCTGACCCCAGCGGTTGAAGATCCGCACCGTGTTCTGCCGGCTTTGGATGCCCTCGATCTCGAAGCGGTCGTTCTGGCCGTCGCCGTTGGGGCTGAAGACGTTGGGGATGAAGATCTCGCAGTCCACCTCCACATCCAGCGCGAGCGTCGCGGTCTGTCCACAGGCATCGGTGGCGGTCACCGGATAGGTGCCATCCACATCGCCCGGCACCCACACGGTGGTGCCCACGGTGCCATCGGCCCACAGCAGGGTGATGGTACCCGTTCCACCGGAGGCCGCGACCACCAGCACCAGGCTGTCCGTGCATTCGGCCAGCACGTCGTCGCCCAGCAGGCTCAAGGGTTGCGGGTCTGTGATGGTGAAGGACACGCTCGCGGTCACCGTCTGCCCGCAGGCGTTGGTGTACGTGGCGGTGATGGTGGCGGTCTCCGTGCCATCGGCCACCCCATCGTTCAGCGCGTTCAGCGGCAGGTCGAGCTGGTTGGTGCCGTTGGGGATGATGATGGACGCGGGCACGGTGCTGTGGTCGGTGCCGTTCGTGGCCGCGCCGCTCTGGACCAACTGCACGGTGAGGTCGCCGGTGCTGCCCTGCGGGCGCGTCACACGCACCACCGTGGAATCGCAGCCCTCCACCAGGTCGTCGGGGCCTACGATGCTCAACCCGATGGGCGGCGGAGGAGTGAGCGTGATGGTGGCGAAGGCGGTGTCCGGAGCCAGGCCGCAGGTGTCCGTGGCGATCACCGTGATGTCCTGCGTGCCCAGCGCGGTGACGGTGATGGTGGCGCTCGTATCCCCGGTGCTCCACAACAGGTCGTGGAAGCCGAAGCCCCCGGTGACCGTGGCCGTCAGGTCCACGGTCTCGCCGCAGGCCACGGTGGCGCCGCTGGTGGTCACCTGCAGTTCGGGCACGCTCTGGATGAAAAAGGTGTAGGTGACCTCGATCGGCTGGCCATTGCACCCACCGGGCACCAGCAGGGTGATCTCGATGGTCTCATCGCCATCGCCATCCACGGGCACATTGAGCACGAAGGGGATGCTGCCCTGTCCACCGGCGAAGAGCAGCGTGTCGGGCAGCGCGGGGAAGTAGTCCACGCCGGGCGTGGAGGTGCCGCCGTAGCTCAGGTACACCGTATCGGGCTGGCTGATGTCGCCCACCCGCACGAAGTTGAGGGTGACCGGGAAGCAGCTCTCGAAGACGACATCGCCGAACACGCCGGGGCCAGGCTGCAGTGCGGGGATGAAGGGGTTGCTGCTGAAGCTGCCGCCCTCCAGGAACACGCCGCTGTCCAGGGCCGAGTCGAAGGCATCGGCGATGGCGAGCTTGATGTGGTAGGTCTGCCCGCATTGCACGAGGGCCCGTGCGGTGAGCACCACGGTGAAGCCGTCGTACTGCACGGTGAGGCCGCCGGCGTTGTCGAAGTAGAAGCCGCTGTTGCTCTGCCAGTTCGGGTCCACCGCCGCGCAGTTGGACGGGTCGCCGAAGGTCCCGGCCGAGCCGTTGTTCACCGTGTTGATGCCGATGGGCACGGAGGTTCCGGGGACCAGCGCGATGTTCTCGGCGTTGTTGCTGAAGGGCCCGTTGATGCCCGGTCCGCTGAGGAAGAAGCCGAACACATCGTTGAAGGTGGAGCACACGTACTCGTTGTACTCCTCACTGCCGAACACGAAGCGGAACTTCAGGGAATCGCCGGCCGGCACGAAGTCGAACTCCAGCACGGCCTTGTCGTTCACGTTCTGCTGGGAGATGGTCTCCAGGTCGATGTCACCGGTGAAATCCGGTGAGGCCGGGCCCAGGGTGAGGCCATCGTTGTTGTTGGGACCGACCACCTCGGGGACGCTGCCGCTGCACATCACCAGGCCCTGGGCGATGTTCACGTTGGAGTTGGTGCCGTCGAAGCTGCCGATCTGGTCGTTGATCACGTTGCCCGGCTGCCCGTTGAAGGTCACGTTGCTCACGGTGATGCCGCCGCCCAGCAGCACGTTCTGCACCAACTGCTCCGGCGTCTGGGTGTTGTCCACGGTGATCTGCGCCGCCGCCACGGCGGGCAGCAGCAGGGTGGCCAGCAGCAGGCCACGATCGGTTCCTCGCCTCATGTCAGTTCTCCTGGATGGTGCCGCGGATGAGGGTCACGTGACCGTACCCTTCCTGCGGCGGCATGTAATGGCCCTCAGCCTTGTACTTGTACACGTAGACGCCGGTGGGCGCCATGTTGCCGTTCACCTTGCCGTCCCACACCGGCTCTTCGTCCGATGAGGCGAAGATCTGCTCGCCCCAGCGGTCGAAGATGGTCATCTCGTAGGTGGACACCATGTGGCTCACCGGTCCGAAGACCTCGTTGATGCCATCCCCGTCCGGCGTGAACGCGTTGGGGAAGTGGATCTGGGCCGGCGGGATGATGTACACGGAATCGGTGGCGCGGCATCCATTGGCCGTCACGATCTCCAAGTGCACCCAGTGGTCCTCCATGTCGTTGTAGCTGTGCGACACCTCCTGCGTGCTGGCCTTGGTGCCGTCGCCGAGGTTCCAGAAGTAGTAGATGGGTTCGGGATAGGTGGCGGCGTCGAACTGCCAGTCATCGATGCCCTCGTTGGTCACCACGATGTCGGCCAGGGTGGGCTCCACCTCGATCTCCACCTGGGCGCTGTTGAACAGCCCACATTCCTCGTACACGTTCACCACGTAGGTGGTGGCGCTCAGCGGGGTCACCATCACCTCAGGGTCGGTGTGGGCCAGCAGCGGCCACTCGATGCGGTAGATGCCGGATCCACCGGTGATCTGGGCGCTGAGCAGCAGGCTATCGCCGTAGCAGATCACCTGGTCCTCGGTGAGGTCGATCAACAAGGGCTCGGGGTGCGGGATGTAGGTGGCCACCACGGCACTGCCGGTGTAGCCGCACTGGTCGCTGGCCGTGAAGGTGTACACCGCATCCGTGGGCACCGGCACGTCCGTGCTCGTCCCTGTGGCGATCACCGTTCCGTTCGCGTCCTCCCAGATGTAGGTGTATACGCCATTGCCACCGGTGACCGAGGCGATGGAGATGGTGGTGGTGTCGCCCACACAGATCACGGTGGGATCACCGTTGGTGACGATCTCGATCGGTGGCAGCGGCGCCGTCGTGGTGAGCACGCTGTCCTGCGCGATCGACCCGCATCCGTCGGTGACGGTGGCTACGTAGTAGGTGGGTGGTCCGGCGTCCACGTTCACCGTGGCGGTGGAGCCGATCACCGTGGTGCCGGTGGTCCATTCGTAGCTGAAGTTGCCATCACCACCGGCGACGTTCAGCACGCTCAGGTCCGCATCGCCCAGGCAGGGGATCGCGGTGTCCGGGGTCAGCGTCAGGACCATGGGGGCGTACACCGGCACATCCACGGTGATGTCCACGGTGGCCGGCACGATGCTGCATGTGTCGCTGACGGTGAAGGTGTAGGTGGTCGTCACCCCGGGCGAAACGGAGATCGTCGGGGTGGTCTCGCCGGTGCTCCAGCTGTATTGGTAGTTGCCGGACCCTCCGGAGACCACCGGTGCCAGCAGCTCGGTGAGGTTGCAATCGCTCTGGATGTTGCTGGCCTGCACATCCAGCGGTGGTGGCGAATCGATGTAGAAGTGGAACTCGGTCTGGATCTGGATCCCGGCGCACTGGATCAGCTGCTGGATCTGGATGATGATGGATTCGAGGCCGTCGGCGTCCTGCGGGATGGTGAGCAGGAAGGTGATGGCCGTGTCGCCGGGGTAGTAGATGAGCTGGCTGGGGAAGGGCGGGCTGTAGTCCACGCCCGGCGTGGCCGTGCCCAGGATGGCAAGGTTCACCGTGTCCGTGGCGGAACTGTCGCCCATGCGATAGAACGTGAAGTCGACCAGCCCGCAGCCTTCCAGCATGGTGCTGTCGTTCACCAGCACGCCGCTCACCAGGTCCGGGATCACCTGGCCGGTGCTCACGAAACTGCCCGCCTCCAGGAACACCCCGCTGTCGAAGGCGGTGTCGCCCCCGTCAGCGATCGCGATCTTGATGTGGTAGGTCTGGCCGCAGACGACCTCGGCACGGGCGGTCAGCACCACGGTCATGCCGTCGTACTGCACGGTGGTGCCGTTGGCGTTGGAGCTGTAGTAGATGTTGTTGTTCATCCAGTTCGGGTCCAGCGCGGCACAGTTGGAAGCGATGCCATTGGTGCCCACGGTGCCGTTGTTCACGGTGTTGATCGACACCGGTACCTGGGTGCCCGGTACCAAGGCGATGTTGATGGCGTTGTTGGTGAAGGGTCCGGTGATCCCGGGCCCGCTGAGGAAGAAGCCGAAAACATCATTCACGGTCCCACAGACATACTCATCGTACTCCTCGGAG
Proteins encoded in this region:
- a CDS encoding T9SS type A sorting domain-containing protein; its protein translation is MKQWLAYIVSLVTTFGQAQVYVPEELFGESYAAKWTYLRNNGQVHDLNGDFSDETVFHSVGTNPTLYAQRGSRTVWTMRYADTSGVGLDTIVRVDMTCIGEEVGDPLPVVLDTITGHYNFYEEFTPTGITGVGGGKRVVYEEVWKKIDYHILSNRWGPKFLFVVKPGGDPQDILLMFEGQDSLDVDVDGFLRIHFGQRYLKLNQAVAYQMIGGAPSVVSWIPEYAHVEGSTQVSVTVGAYNAQLPLIFVITPFNPLAGGGGGTPGALPEWGTFLSGSHDDAVTGLDHDDSGNLYFCGYSKSTSGLPVGNGVFQTPAGDYDAVVGRFNQYYEVEVAGTWMTYIGGTTDDRATGVSWDEVNNRIALVGAGLLPSSFPNVPLQANPNCYQSTGMAFVSYLEASTGSVEYATKFSNGMPAWLNDVDFDSNGNAYVVGHSYQGIDYEGTIGGPAFFFWGGPENGPMYHTGLVAMFSAQADLVWCTAIGGPGDEWVWGCEVDPLNNRLYVVGETQSPFDPDPLVNNCEGGNTHFQLCDAGGWFQDRLNGAGQNQGPYNDGFIMGFDLSDRSLFWSTFFGGQFSDQVTDVVVDDAGNIYVTGYTESHTYNSQPCTWNNENWFPKCDPGFPAFFQPNYGNNVDGFVAKFSPGTDLLWSSYIGGSHWDGGSGHLWMNSAITWSTLGPMVYMNTNTHNGLQNLLVQANDGGGYFQGLHADGTPGVNGNPDTYLIQFDADGSVYHASYFGGFGLDIVGDVDAFDGRVYVAGATGNTSGVFPLYEPTIAGHTPYLNDVPDLSGSTRDGFLAQVRYDLTVGVADGALASSSNPLLIVPNPATTTMTIRLSSGMDLESVEVFDVGGRRCWTEATRTHGSAQLDVSRLSTGVYVVRAADKNGRVTLARFVKQ
- a CDS encoding 2,3-bisphosphoglycerate-independent phosphoglycerate mutase encodes the protein MPATRKVALVVLDGWGIGAGDRTDAIAQARTPRFHELLAHHPHATLRTDGEHVGLPAGQMGNSEVGHLNIGAGRVVYQDLLRVDKAVEDGTLAQNAVLQEAFRAALRPGARLHFIGLLSKGGVHSHQDHLRALCHAAVQAGVPEVFVHAFTDGRDADPKSGLGYLRDFLAGVQGLPVHIASVVGRYYAMDRDKRWERVKRAYDLLVRGEGAVVTEAAEAYARSYAEGITDEFIAPHAVAGPDGKPLATIRPGDVVICFNFRTDRCREITQALTQQAFPEQGMSPLALHYVTLTEYDPTYRDVHVVLGKDELPMTLGEAVSAAGLRQLRAAETEKYPHVTFFFSGGREAPYPGEERILVASPKVATYDLQPEMSAPELAERVAQALTPDGPDLVILNFANPDMVGHTGVFSAVVKAVETTDSCLGRVVDAGRAAGYGFVIIADHGNADKALNADGSPNTAHSTNPVPVVVVDDRRWTVRDGILADVAPTLLQLMGVARPPQMTGRSLVEAG
- a CDS encoding T9SS type A sorting domain-containing protein, giving the protein MAWFHDTLFLGPYCGGYQWVEAWGDGVYLANGQWHGMGEVDGPLSILPVNDRLFVGGTASTVNGQYMPGVREWRMDSLRPLPNAPWTLPASVYGAALWKDRIYFGGVFQVLGSRKIVSFDGVDQWEGLAGGVGGNFVSTLCGYGDSLYAGGFFLNGTDPDVYSDHVQVWDGTAWHPFFPQVDFEGSVSDIQVHGGALYISGVYHFVGDTTLYGVLRYDGQQLCALGGHMYSDHGDMAFFQDDLYLILPPQNPQLPYEFIGYLDLDTVEPDTCVQVSTGLPEAGSPVRVSVHPNPAAERVQVASSTGGNLYTVEVQDALGQVVHRQAPRAGSAVTLEVAAWPAGCYLVRVEDQHGRRGSARFIKH
- a CDS encoding choice-of-anchor L domain-containing protein, translating into MNRFLLALCALLPLGTAAQLVVTNTQTPAQLVQNVLLGGGVTASNFTFNGLPANTVHPQAGEFDGTSSNVGLAAGMIMGSGDVTFAIGPNNIGSGSAGGGNFGFNDPDLDQLSGVPTHDAAILEFDFIPTGDSLKFNYVFGSEEYDEYVCGTVNDVFGFFLSGPGITGPFTNNAINIALVPGTQVPVSINTVNNGTVGTNGIASNCAALDPNWMNNNIYYSSNANGTTVQYDGMTVVLTARAEVVCGQTYHIKIAIADGGDTAFDSGVFLEAGSFVSTGQVIPDLVSGVLVNDSTMLEGCGLVDFTFYRMGDSSATDTVNLAILGTATPGVDYSPPFPSQLIYYPGDTAITFLLTIPQDADGLESIIIQIQQLIQCAGIQIQTEFHFYIDSPPPLDVQASNIQSDCNLTELLAPVVSGGSGNYQYSWSTGETTPTISVSPGVTTTYTFTVSDTCSIVPATVDITVDVPVYAPMVLTLTPDTAIPCLGDADLSVLNVAGGDGNFSYEWTTGTTVIGSTATVNVDAGPPTYYVATVTDGCGSIAQDSVLTTTAPLPPIEIVTNGDPTVICVGDTTTISIASVTGGNGVYTYIWEDANGTVIATGTSTDVPVPTDAVYTFTASDQCGYTGSAVVATYIPHPEPLLIDLTEDQVICYGDSLLLSAQITGGSGIYRIEWPLLAHTDPEVMVTPLSATTYVVNVYEECGLFNSAQVEIEVEPTLADIVVTNEGIDDWQFDAATYPEPIYYFWNLGDGTKASTQEVSHSYNDMEDHWVHLEIVTANGCRATDSVYIIPPAQIHFPNAFTPDGDGINEVFGPVSHMVSTYEMTIFDRWGEQIFASSDEEPVWDGKVNGNMAPTGVYVYKYKAEGHYMPPQEGYGHVTLIRGTIQEN
- a CDS encoding choice-of-anchor L domain-containing protein, yielding MRRGTDRGLLLATLLLPAVAAAQITVDNTQTPEQLVQNVLLGGGITVSNVTFNGQPGNVINDQIGSFDGTNSNVNIAQGLVMCSGSVPEVVGPNNNDGLTLGPASPDFTGDIDLETISQQNVNDKAVLEFDFVPAGDSLKFRFVFGSEEYNEYVCSTFNDVFGFFLSGPGINGPFSNNAENIALVPGTSVPIGINTVNNGSAGTFGDPSNCAAVDPNWQSNSGFYFDNAGGLTVQYDGFTVVLTARALVQCGQTYHIKLAIADAFDSALDSGVFLEGGSFSSNPFIPALQPGPGVFGDVVFESCFPVTLNFVRVGDISQPDTVYLSYGGTSTPGVDYFPALPDTLLFAGGQGSIPFVLNVPVDGDGDETIEITLLVPGGCNGQPIEVTYTFFIQSVPELQVTTSGATVACGETVDLTATVTGGFGFHDLLWSTGDTSATITVTALGTQDITVIATDTCGLAPDTAFATITLTPPPPIGLSIVGPDDLVEGCDSTVVRVTRPQGSTGDLTVQLVQSGAATNGTDHSTVPASIIIPNGTNQLDLPLNALNDGVADGTETATITATYTNACGQTVTASVSFTITDPQPLSLLGDDVLAECTDSLVLVVAASGGTGTITLLWADGTVGTTVWVPGDVDGTYPVTATDACGQTATLALDVEVDCEIFIPNVFSPNGDGQNDRFEIEGIQSRQNTVRIFNRWGQVVFEANNYRNTWDGRNVPDGTYFYEVVVEGGEGPFTGHLTILNN